The proteins below come from a single Erysipelothrix piscisicarius genomic window:
- a CDS encoding biotin transporter BioY, with amino-acid sequence MNVKDLALSSLFSVFIIIGSMIKVPIPYVPFTLQVLAICLSALLLTRKQSVMAILIYIMMGLIGLPVFAGGMSGPNIVMSPTFGFILGFIPMVYVINTLYHKLPKNRRFIAFVSGEIILYTLALPILYFNLKTYHGITLPISKLFISYCLMFVPTDVLSMTVSAFITSRMPEHIKNKKDA; translated from the coding sequence ATGAACGTTAAAGATCTTGCACTCTCATCCCTATTTTCTGTATTTATTATCATTGGATCGATGATTAAAGTTCCAATTCCATATGTACCCTTTACATTGCAAGTCCTTGCGATTTGCTTAAGCGCCTTGCTATTAACACGTAAACAATCCGTCATGGCGATTTTAATTTATATTATGATGGGGCTCATTGGATTACCCGTATTTGCAGGGGGAATGTCTGGCCCAAATATCGTGATGTCACCAACATTTGGGTTTATTCTAGGATTTATTCCAATGGTCTATGTGATTAACACCCTCTACCATAAATTGCCTAAGAATCGTCGTTTTATCGCCTTCGTATCTGGAGAAATCATTCTTTATACTTTGGCTCTTCCAATTCTTTATTTTAATCTTAAAACGTATCACGGTATTACATTACCCATATCAAAATTATTTATTTCATATTGTTTAATGTTTGTTCCTACCGATGTTTTATCCATGACAGTCAGTGCATTCATTACATCCCGTATGCCTGAACACATAAAAAACAAAAAGGATGCCTAA
- a CDS encoding tRNA-dihydrouridine synthase, with amino-acid sequence MKRGKIMTHNFWKTLPKPFFILAPMEDVTDVVFRHVVAKAAQPDVYFTEFTNSESYFHAKGRESLRGRLLFTEDEQPIVAHIWGDNPDYFRDMSFGLAEMGFQGSTSIWAVLHPMFLNMVEVRV; translated from the coding sequence ATGAAGCGAGGAAAAATCATGACACATAATTTTTGGAAGACATTACCAAAACCTTTTTTTATACTAGCACCGATGGAAGATGTTACGGATGTGGTATTTCGTCATGTTGTAGCAAAAGCAGCACAACCCGATGTTTATTTCACGGAATTTACGAATAGTGAGAGTTATTTCCATGCGAAAGGCCGTGAAAGTCTACGCGGTCGTTTGCTTTTCACTGAGGATGAACAGCCAATTGTTGCACATATTTGGGGTGATAACCCTGATTATTTTCGTGATATGAGTTTTGGATTGGCAGAAATGGGATTTCAAGGATCGACATCAATATGGGCTGTCCTGCACCCAATGTTTTTAAACATGGTCGAGGTTCGGGTTTGA
- the recQ gene encoding DNA helicase RecQ: MNTYHVLKDYFGFDAFRSGQEAIIEAILSGQDVLALMPTGGGKSLCYQVPAVMMEGITIVVSPLISLMKDQVNALNLMGIPSAYINSSLNDHQKQLVYERAWAHHYKLIYVAPEQLLTQRFRALAQKITISQVSIDEAHCVSQWGNDFRPQYLDIPKFIEMIHPRPVVTAFTATATERVCEEIKINLKLSKPLETIQSFDRPNLFFQTRELSDADKKKFILDICKKTTDSGIVYCQTRNEVETVTQLLRSHDISALGYHGGMDSATRIQNQDAFIQENIQVMVATNAFGMGIDKSNVRFVIHHNMPKELEGYYQEAGRAGRDGQPATCILLYNGKDIRTNQFFIEQLDESHEDLEYLTVIKKRANERLSQMVDYSKTTQCLRYKLMTYFDEPAPMECNQCFNCLNHYKQVDVTIEAQKIMSCILRMDERYGSSLVIDVLRGSKIKRIMDLELDKLSTYGIMRAHSKAQLEMIIQGLIDVGYVQRLTDQYNILKITAKGKLFLMERNVLSIRLPKDNQHIEARSTIHEVDTELLQALKSIRKKFADQRGVPPFVIFSDVSLIDMCSLMPRNPEQFLSIKGVGKKKLELYGTHFLECIHEYKKNSSSYDEFFLYPLQI, translated from the coding sequence ATGAACACATACCATGTTTTAAAAGATTATTTTGGGTTTGATGCTTTCCGAAGTGGCCAAGAAGCCATTATTGAGGCTATTTTAAGTGGTCAAGATGTATTAGCATTAATGCCTACTGGTGGAGGCAAGTCTTTGTGTTATCAAGTGCCGGCAGTAATGATGGAAGGAATTACTATTGTTGTATCACCATTAATTTCACTGATGAAAGATCAAGTGAATGCTCTAAATCTGATGGGGATTCCATCTGCCTACATTAACAGTTCTTTAAATGACCATCAAAAACAATTGGTTTATGAACGTGCATGGGCACATCATTACAAACTCATTTACGTCGCACCGGAACAATTATTAACACAACGATTTCGTGCATTAGCTCAAAAGATTACAATTTCTCAAGTTTCGATTGATGAGGCACACTGTGTTTCACAATGGGGCAATGATTTTAGACCGCAATATCTCGATATTCCAAAATTTATCGAAATGATCCATCCACGGCCTGTTGTCACGGCTTTTACCGCAACTGCAACCGAACGCGTATGCGAAGAAATCAAGATTAACCTCAAACTCTCAAAACCCCTTGAAACCATTCAGTCTTTTGATCGCCCAAATTTATTCTTTCAAACACGAGAATTAAGCGATGCGGATAAAAAGAAGTTTATTCTCGATATATGTAAAAAAACCACGGATTCTGGGATTGTTTACTGTCAAACGCGCAATGAAGTTGAAACTGTTACGCAACTTTTAAGAAGTCATGATATTTCGGCACTCGGATATCATGGAGGGATGGACAGTGCAACCCGTATTCAAAACCAAGATGCGTTTATTCAAGAAAATATTCAAGTGATGGTCGCAACTAATGCTTTTGGTATGGGTATTGATAAGTCTAATGTTCGTTTTGTGATTCATCATAATATGCCGAAAGAATTGGAAGGCTATTACCAGGAAGCCGGCCGTGCAGGACGGGATGGGCAACCTGCCACATGTATTTTGCTTTATAATGGTAAAGATATTCGTACAAATCAATTTTTTATCGAACAACTCGATGAAAGTCACGAAGATCTCGAATATCTTACAGTAATCAAAAAACGTGCAAATGAACGCTTGTCACAAATGGTCGACTACAGTAAAACAACCCAATGTCTTCGCTATAAACTCATGACCTATTTTGATGAACCAGCACCCATGGAATGTAATCAATGCTTTAACTGCTTAAACCATTATAAGCAAGTTGATGTGACCATTGAGGCGCAGAAAATTATGTCGTGTATTCTACGGATGGATGAACGTTATGGCTCAAGCTTAGTCATTGATGTCTTAAGAGGATCAAAAATAAAACGGATCATGGATTTAGAATTGGACAAACTCAGCACTTATGGAATTATGCGGGCGCATTCAAAAGCACAGCTTGAAATGATCATTCAAGGATTAATTGATGTCGGTTATGTCCAACGACTTACGGATCAATATAACATCCTAAAAATTACGGCCAAAGGAAAGTTGTTTTTAATGGAACGAAACGTCTTAAGCATTCGTCTACCGAAAGATAATCAACACATTGAGGCGCGGTCAACAATTCATGAAGTGGATACCGAATTGCTTCAAGCACTTAAATCAATTCGTAAAAAATTCGCAGATCAACGCGGCGTACCACCGTTTGTTATTTTTTCAGATGTTTCGTTAATTGATATGTGCAGTTTAATGCCGCGAAATCCAGAACAATTTCTATCTATAAAAGGTGTTGGGAAGAAAAAATTGGAACTTTATGGAACGCATTTCTTAGAATGCATTCATGAATATAAAAAAAACTCGTCGTCTTACGATGAGTTTTTTTTATATCCTCTGCAAATCTAA
- a CDS encoding PTS transporter subunit IIC gives MEKMNSKDFMNKILQGAAMGIVVGLIPNAIFGEIFKALGSHFAVFATLAGIVFAIQFTVPVLVGMFSSLEFKLNGLQMASVIGAAFIGSGAARLVEGAWVLKGTGDLINTMITVAVAIMIIRWYNNRIPNLAIVITPILGGVIPGFIGLLTLPYVGKITGLLGSLIANFTTLQPLLMMILIAVCFALIIVTPLSTVAIAYAISLAGLGSGVANVGIAATVFTLAYGSSKVNNKGTTFALFFAGPKMLMPNYLKNPIMSLPIAINAAVTGVVAYIFQIQGTTASAGFGITGLAGPINAYSFMTATPVVRIVVLLVQYLVVPLGIAMVTHTIFTKMDLYKNEIFTFNSSK, from the coding sequence ATGGAGAAAATGAATTCCAAAGATTTTATGAATAAGATTTTACAAGGAGCAGCGATGGGGATCGTTGTTGGATTGATTCCAAATGCAATTTTTGGAGAAATCTTTAAGGCTCTCGGAAGCCACTTTGCAGTATTTGCAACACTTGCGGGGATTGTATTTGCAATCCAATTTACAGTTCCTGTTTTAGTAGGGATGTTCTCATCTCTTGAATTTAAACTAAATGGTCTACAAATGGCTTCAGTTATTGGAGCTGCATTTATTGGTAGTGGTGCTGCACGTCTTGTTGAAGGTGCATGGGTATTAAAAGGTACCGGTGATTTAATCAATACGATGATTACAGTTGCAGTTGCAATCATGATCATTCGTTGGTATAACAACCGGATTCCAAATCTTGCAATCGTTATTACACCAATTCTTGGTGGGGTGATTCCTGGATTTATCGGTTTATTAACATTACCTTACGTGGGTAAGATCACAGGTTTATTAGGATCATTAATTGCAAACTTTACAACGTTACAACCACTCTTAATGATGATCTTAATTGCAGTATGTTTCGCGTTAATTATTGTGACACCACTCTCAACAGTTGCAATTGCATATGCAATTTCACTAGCTGGTCTTGGTTCCGGTGTAGCAAACGTAGGAATCGCAGCAACAGTATTTACACTTGCTTATGGTTCATCAAAGGTAAATAACAAAGGGACAACATTTGCACTCTTCTTTGCAGGTCCAAAGATGCTTATGCCTAACTATTTAAAAAATCCGATTATGTCTTTACCAATTGCTATTAATGCGGCAGTAACCGGTGTTGTTGCTTATATTTTCCAAATTCAAGGTACAACAGCATCCGCTGGCTTTGGTATAACAGGACTTGCGGGTCCAATTAATGCTTATAGCTTTATGACAGCAACACCTGTTGTACGTATTGTTGTCTTACTTGTGCAATATCTTGTTGTTCCATTAGGGATTGCTATGGTTACCCATACGATCTTTACAAAAATGGATCTTTACAAAAATGAAATCTTTACATTTAATTCAAGCAAATAG
- a CDS encoding tRNA dihydrouridine synthase: MGCPAPNVFKHGRGSGLILRPDVASEIIQAAKAGGLPVSVKTRLGHRDVQEYKTWIAHVLRQDIANLSIHLRTKTEMSKVDAHWELIPEILKLRDAIAPDTLITINGDIMDYQMGKDLADQYGVDGVMIGRGIFHNPFAFEKEPQDHSAKELLDLFRYHLDQYDLYSAQEPGLSKPLHRFLKIYIREFKGANDLRTALMDTKTTDEARVILDAFEKEHREVLLSV; the protein is encoded by the coding sequence ATGGGCTGTCCTGCACCCAATGTTTTTAAACATGGTCGAGGTTCGGGTTTGATTTTACGACCGGATGTAGCCTCTGAAATTATCCAAGCCGCAAAGGCAGGCGGTCTTCCAGTAAGTGTGAAAACACGATTAGGACATCGCGATGTTCAAGAGTATAAAACATGGATTGCACATGTCTTACGTCAAGATATTGCGAATTTGTCGATTCATCTTCGAACAAAGACGGAAATGAGCAAGGTTGATGCTCATTGGGAGCTGATTCCTGAAATTTTAAAACTACGTGATGCGATTGCTCCGGACACCTTAATTACAATTAATGGTGATATTATGGATTATCAAATGGGTAAAGACCTTGCAGATCAATACGGTGTCGATGGCGTGATGATTGGACGGGGTATTTTTCATAATCCATTTGCTTTTGAAAAAGAACCACAAGATCATAGTGCGAAAGAACTTCTTGATCTTTTCCGTTATCATCTTGATCAATACGATCTGTATTCAGCACAAGAACCTGGTTTATCAAAACCCTTACACCGCTTCTTGAAGATCTATATTCGAGAATTTAAGGGTGCAAATGATTTAAGAACTGCATTAATGGATACCAAAACGACAGATGAGGCACGTGTAATCTTAGATGCATTTGAAAAAGAACATCGTGAGGTACTGCTTTCAGTTTAA
- a CDS encoding DDE-type integrase/transposase/recombinase gives MEATKPLEIIVSDMTHIRNKGINYEWTLMVDTFNNEIISSALSRTTGDPKPYYKCLEDLLALLKDNKKTAPTILHTDQGAVYHSKAFAKAHENYNIIRSMSRAGTPTDNPIIESLNGWIKAEMVCDYQYWSVDNFENFIEEYVHYFNFERPAYCLNYKTPIQYKMDKGF, from the coding sequence ATGGAGGCAACCAAACCTTTAGAAATTATTGTTTCAGATATGACACATATTCGAAACAAAGGGATTAATTATGAATGGACTTTAATGGTTGATACCTTTAACAATGAAATTATCAGTTCTGCATTATCGCGTACAACTGGTGATCCTAAGCCTTACTACAAGTGTCTCGAGGATCTCCTTGCGCTACTTAAGGATAATAAAAAAACAGCTCCCACGATTCTTCACACAGATCAAGGAGCTGTCTACCACTCTAAAGCTTTCGCTAAAGCGCATGAAAATTATAACATAATTAGATCTATGTCGCGAGCTGGAACACCTACAGATAATCCAATTATCGAATCATTAAATGGATGGATTAAAGCAGAAATGGTGTGTGATTATCAATACTGGTCCGTAGATAACTTTGAAAATTTTATCGAAGAATATGTACATTATTTCAATTTTGAAAGACCTGCTTACTGTTTAAATTACAAAACCCCTATCCAATATAAAATGGATAAGGGTTTCTAG
- the citG gene encoding triphosphoribosyl-dephospho-CoA synthase CitG has product MKKNKIVLLALKSLILEVSLYPKPGLVDPLDSGSHDDMDYNMFIESCFALVPGFEAYFDAGLQHQGSLPELFNVIRKVGIENERAMFDATSNVNTHKGANFLYGVVIAAIAYLKTPDLKTLREGIQAMTAGLVEAELSSLTSFRTHGERMFRDYGFTGIRGEVEMGIPHVFEVALPILDSEDDQEVARKKALLALMRSNNDTNMVKRGGIEGLEYGKFLAHCDYNDLDAHLIQMNHAFIERNLSPGGTADLLALSIFIQMYRDQRLKDAD; this is encoded by the coding sequence ATGAAAAAAAATAAAATTGTCTTACTTGCGTTAAAGTCATTAATTTTAGAAGTCAGTTTGTATCCGAAACCAGGGTTGGTGGATCCTCTAGATTCAGGATCACATGACGATATGGATTATAATATGTTTATAGAGAGTTGTTTTGCACTCGTTCCTGGCTTTGAAGCGTATTTTGATGCAGGATTGCAGCATCAAGGTTCGCTTCCAGAACTGTTCAATGTGATTCGAAAGGTTGGTATTGAAAATGAGAGAGCAATGTTTGATGCAACCTCAAATGTCAATACGCACAAAGGCGCTAATTTTCTCTATGGTGTGGTCATTGCTGCCATTGCTTATCTCAAAACACCTGATTTAAAGACACTTCGTGAAGGAATTCAAGCCATGACGGCAGGTCTTGTGGAAGCTGAATTATCCTCGCTTACATCATTTAGGACGCATGGAGAACGGATGTTTCGAGATTATGGCTTTACCGGCATTCGTGGCGAGGTAGAGATGGGCATTCCGCATGTGTTTGAAGTTGCACTACCAATTTTAGATTCTGAAGATGATCAAGAGGTTGCTCGAAAGAAAGCCCTCCTGGCCTTAATGCGATCCAATAATGATACGAATATGGTAAAGCGTGGGGGGATTGAAGGGTTGGAGTACGGTAAATTCTTGGCACATTGCGATTATAACGATTTAGATGCGCACCTAATACAGATGAATCATGCATTTATCGAACGGAATTTAAGCCCTGGTGGAACGGCTGATTTGCTTGCACTAAGTATTTTTATTCAAATGTATCGAGACCAAAGATTAAAGGATGCTGATTAG
- a CDS encoding D-2-hydroxyacid dehydrogenase has protein sequence MRARNVFNSKGYGIKQIAQRSAGFDYYDLDLATENGLIITNVPSYSPESIAEFSVTSALSLIRKLRVIEEKTRQHDFRWQPQIRAGLLKEMTVGVVGTGHIGRKSAELFSAFGARVVAFDVYQNDEAKQFVTYVDSVEELVSMSDVVSLHVPATKDNHHQFNAEMFRKFKPNAYFINAARGSVVDTKALIEALDQGHLAGAALDTYENESPFIPKDFSNQTIEDELFLEVLNHEKILFTPHIAHYTDVSVRNIMEFALTSVLEILETGTTANRVN, from the coding sequence ATTAGAGCCAGAAATGTATTCAATTCTAAAGGATACGGAATTAAACAAATTGCACAACGTAGTGCAGGTTTTGATTACTATGATCTTGATTTAGCGACAGAGAATGGCTTAATCATTACAAACGTTCCGAGTTATTCACCAGAGTCCATTGCGGAATTTAGTGTGACTTCAGCATTAAGCTTAATTCGTAAACTTCGCGTGATTGAGGAAAAAACACGTCAACACGATTTCCGTTGGCAACCACAAATCCGTGCTGGTCTTCTAAAAGAAATGACGGTAGGGGTTGTTGGTACAGGTCATATTGGCCGTAAATCAGCAGAATTATTCAGCGCTTTTGGTGCACGTGTTGTTGCTTTTGATGTATATCAAAATGATGAAGCAAAACAATTTGTTACTTATGTTGATTCAGTAGAAGAACTTGTTTCAATGTCAGATGTTGTGAGCCTTCATGTTCCTGCAACAAAAGACAACCATCATCAATTTAATGCGGAAATGTTCCGTAAATTTAAGCCAAATGCATACTTCATTAATGCTGCTCGCGGATCAGTTGTAGATACCAAAGCACTTATTGAAGCGCTTGACCAAGGACACCTTGCAGGTGCTGCATTGGACACTTACGAAAATGAAAGTCCATTTATTCCGAAAGATTTCTCAAATCAAACAATCGAAGATGAACTATTCTTAGAAGTCTTGAATCACGAAAAAATCTTATTCACACCACATATTGCTCACTATACAGATGTTTCTGTGCGTAATATTATGGAATTTGCTTTAACATCTGTGCTTGAAATTCTCGAAACAGGCACAACCGCAAACCGTGTTAACTAA
- a CDS encoding GntR family transcriptional regulator, whose translation MRDYMSDVIGMIDLNQNLPLNQIIYEGLRSAIIHGVIPMGERINEKHYAQALNVSRTPIREALHRIQNEEIVQYVPNYGIVVTTFTHEDVYEIYQIRTALDILATTNAMRLMTPEREAVMEALLIETEAAQAVGDVEKVIEMSKEFNTMIYRFAEMPRLETIQNRLRDYIIRFRDISLKADSRRAKALHEHRLIFRCLKNNDVEQVQMVITEHLLESRDFILLEMDRQLQYEKK comes from the coding sequence ATGAGAGATTATATGAGTGATGTCATTGGTATGATTGATTTAAATCAGAATCTTCCCTTAAATCAGATCATTTATGAAGGATTGCGATCTGCAATCATTCATGGAGTGATTCCAATGGGGGAACGGATTAATGAGAAGCATTACGCACAAGCGTTGAATGTAAGTCGTACACCAATTCGGGAAGCGCTGCACCGCATTCAAAATGAAGAAATTGTTCAATATGTGCCAAATTACGGTATTGTGGTTACAACCTTTACCCATGAGGATGTTTACGAGATTTACCAGATACGTACTGCTTTAGATATCTTAGCAACAACAAATGCGATGCGTCTTATGACACCAGAACGTGAAGCGGTTATGGAAGCATTGCTGATTGAAACAGAAGCTGCACAAGCGGTTGGTGACGTGGAAAAGGTTATTGAGATGTCGAAAGAGTTTAACACGATGATTTACCGATTTGCGGAAATGCCTCGATTGGAGACGATTCAAAATCGTCTTCGAGATTATATCATTCGCTTCCGAGATATTTCATTAAAAGCAGATAGCCGCCGTGCTAAAGCGCTGCATGAGCACCGCCTTATTTTTAGATGTTTAAAAAACAATGATGTTGAACAAGTTCAAATGGTGATTACGGAACATCTCTTAGAATCTCGAGATTTTATTCTCTTAGAAATGGACCGTCAATTACAATATGAAAAAAAATAA
- a CDS encoding biotin--[acetyl-CoA-carboxylase] ligase yields MKTKTVLDLLIENQHSFISGEQIGDMLHMTRANVWKEVDKLRKKGYTIHSVRNKGYQYVHNANNLSSAAIRTHLNHSFIGDIHCYDSTPPTNALAKEMIPEGFKEPFLIATDHQSEGRGRRGRSFYSPSKNGIYMSLAFVPTLTLEDTQLITIIAALAVKEASSTLYHLHVDIKWLNDIYVHGKKLAGILTEGEIILESNQYRYLILGIGLNVFHDPNLPADLNEIYTSLDQYVNTDIDRNKLIATITDRFFSLYADFPQNRQTIIDDYRASCFIINHYIYINQDLSERFWVKDIDEKGQLIVCDESQNIRTLNSGEVSIQGETYYER; encoded by the coding sequence ATGAAAACCAAAACAGTCCTTGATTTACTCATTGAAAACCAACATTCATTTATAAGCGGTGAACAGATTGGTGACATGCTGCATATGACGCGTGCTAACGTATGGAAAGAAGTAGATAAGTTACGAAAAAAAGGCTATACCATTCATTCAGTTCGTAATAAAGGGTATCAATATGTTCATAATGCCAACAATTTATCCAGCGCTGCAATCCGTACACATTTAAATCATAGTTTTATTGGAGACATTCACTGTTACGACAGTACCCCTCCCACAAACGCACTTGCAAAAGAAATGATTCCCGAAGGTTTTAAAGAACCGTTTCTAATTGCAACCGACCATCAAAGCGAAGGACGGGGACGTCGGGGACGCTCTTTTTATTCTCCATCCAAAAACGGTATCTACATGAGTCTGGCTTTTGTACCGACATTGACCCTTGAAGATACTCAACTAATCACGATAATTGCAGCACTTGCGGTTAAAGAAGCATCAAGTACGCTTTACCATCTTCACGTTGATATTAAATGGCTTAACGATATCTACGTGCATGGAAAAAAACTTGCAGGAATACTCACCGAGGGTGAAATCATCCTCGAAAGCAATCAATACCGTTATTTAATTCTTGGCATTGGCCTGAATGTATTCCATGACCCAAACCTTCCTGCGGACCTTAATGAGATTTATACATCACTCGATCAATACGTCAACACAGACATTGATCGCAATAAACTCATTGCAACCATCACGGACCGTTTTTTTAGCCTCTACGCTGATTTCCCTCAAAATCGTCAAACCATCATCGACGACTATCGCGCATCATGTTTTATCATCAATCATTATATTTATATCAATCAAGACCTCTCTGAGCGTTTTTGGGTCAAGGATATTGATGAAAAAGGACAACTTATTGTTTGTGACGAATCCCAAAATATCCGCACCTTAAACTCAGGAGAAGTAAGTATTCAAGGAGAAACATATTATGAACGTTAA
- a CDS encoding spermidine/putrescine ABC transporter — translation MMGRPKGGLNNKWTYEDRIKVVTRHIDEHISAAKLSQVLKERLMVGLIDSCVMVRGLKQEKTGNHFLRFIRVNH, via the coding sequence ATGATGGGAAGACCCAAAGGTGGATTAAATAATAAATGGACTTATGAGGATCGTATTAAAGTCGTTACACGTCATATTGATGAACATATAAGTGCTGCGAAACTATCACAAGTCCTAAAGGAACGATTAATGGTTGGATTGATCGATTCATGCGTGATGGTAAGAGGTTTAAAACAAGAAAAGACAGGAAATCATTTTCTGCGCTTCATACGAGTAAATCATTAA